A genomic region of Alicyclobacillus sp. SO9 contains the following coding sequences:
- a CDS encoding small, acid-soluble spore protein, alpha/beta type: MGRRRGTMSDGLKMELAKELGFYDKVQTDGWGGITTRDAGNMVKRAIEIAEQSLAEQSQKK; the protein is encoded by the coding sequence ATGGGACGACGCAGAGGTACCATGTCAGATGGACTAAAAATGGAGTTGGCAAAAGAACTCGGTTTTTATGACAAGGTTCAAACTGACGGCTGGGGTGGTATTACCACGCGAGATGCCGGAAACATGGTAAAACGGGCAATCGAAATTGCCGAGCAATCTTTGGCAGAACAGTCCCAAAAGAAATAA
- the veg gene encoding biofilm formation stimulator Veg, with translation MARNALHDIKNSLDELIGERVLLRANGGRRKTIERSGVLEETYPSVFVVKLDPPDGSFKRVSYSYADLLTETVELMVYKDGDNVRLSYSPA, from the coding sequence TTGGCGAGAAATGCGCTCCACGACATCAAGAACAGTCTGGATGAGTTGATTGGAGAACGGGTTTTGCTAAGAGCGAACGGTGGAAGGCGAAAGACCATAGAGCGCTCGGGAGTGCTTGAGGAAACCTATCCATCTGTATTTGTGGTGAAGCTAGATCCACCGGATGGCTCGTTTAAACGAGTATCCTATAGTTATGCCGATTTGTTGACGGAGACTGTTGAACTGATGGTTTATAAAGATGGTGACAACGTCCGTCTGAGCTATAGTCCGGCATAG
- a CDS encoding cyanophycinase encodes MGEQQPGPLVVIGGAEDKEHDCRILRHFLQRGGGKRAQVLVMTVATQLPVDVGMQYIEVFQKLGAADVRTFDVSTREAANKDSAVQHIRDATCIFFTGGEQLRITKLLGGTRVDAALHDALARGVVLGGTSAGASMMSSTMIVSGDAETSPKISVVDMAPGMEFMAGVVIDQHFAQRGRLGRLMSAVAQYPHHLGLGLDEDTAIVVENGVFRVIGKGAVSVVDAGGMSFSNLDEVGSDESLSLCDIKLHILTEGYGFHLLNRQPITDWAEWERSKES; translated from the coding sequence ATGGGCGAGCAGCAGCCAGGACCGCTCGTTGTTATCGGCGGAGCAGAAGATAAGGAGCACGACTGTCGGATTCTCCGCCATTTTCTACAACGGGGCGGCGGAAAACGTGCACAGGTTTTGGTCATGACAGTTGCAACTCAGTTGCCCGTGGACGTCGGGATGCAATACATTGAAGTCTTTCAGAAACTTGGTGCAGCCGACGTACGCACCTTTGATGTCTCTACCAGGGAGGCCGCCAATAAAGACAGCGCAGTTCAACATATTCGTGACGCGACCTGTATTTTCTTTACTGGCGGAGAACAACTGAGAATTACAAAGTTGCTTGGCGGAACCCGCGTTGATGCGGCGCTGCACGACGCGTTGGCGCGCGGGGTAGTGCTTGGCGGAACCAGTGCTGGGGCTTCAATGATGTCAAGTACCATGATTGTCAGCGGAGACGCTGAGACCAGCCCAAAAATCAGCGTTGTCGACATGGCGCCCGGGATGGAATTTATGGCGGGTGTTGTCATCGATCAGCATTTCGCGCAACGCGGAAGGTTGGGACGGCTGATGTCAGCCGTTGCTCAGTACCCGCACCATCTCGGCCTTGGACTGGATGAGGACACTGCTATTGTCGTTGAGAACGGCGTTTTTCGGGTGATTGGGAAAGGGGCCGTCAGTGTGGTAGACGCCGGCGGAATGTCTTTCTCCAATTTGGATGAAGTCGGAAGTGACGAATCTTTGTCTTTGTGTGACATAAAACTACACATTCTGACTGAAGGCTACGGTTTCCACTTGTTAAATCGGCAGCCCATTACAGACTGGGCTGAATGGGAACGCAGCAAGGAGAGCTGA
- a CDS encoding ribonuclease H-like YkuK family protein has product MMWSFLSPTKGAMSLTEVVEDILLDIRNKPSDDFRLMIGTDSQPKESGRSVTFVSAIISHRVGKGARYYIHKDRENHLFSLRQRMFTEAAYSLQLGGMLSEEFQERGETRPIQVHLDIGERGATKQMIREIVSWITASGYEAMIKPDSFCASKVADRYTKS; this is encoded by the coding sequence ATGATGTGGTCTTTTTTGAGCCCAACCAAAGGCGCTATGAGTTTGACAGAAGTTGTCGAGGATATTCTTTTGGACATTCGCAACAAACCTAGTGACGATTTTCGCTTGATGATTGGTACTGATTCACAGCCCAAGGAAAGCGGACGCAGCGTCACCTTTGTATCGGCCATTATTTCGCATCGTGTTGGAAAGGGAGCCAGGTACTACATTCACAAGGACCGGGAGAACCATCTCTTTTCTTTGCGGCAACGGATGTTTACGGAAGCAGCTTACTCGTTGCAACTAGGCGGAATGTTGTCCGAGGAGTTTCAGGAGCGGGGTGAAACAAGACCCATTCAAGTTCACTTGGATATTGGCGAACGCGGTGCAACAAAGCAGATGATTCGGGAAATTGTATCCTGGATAACTGCCAGCGGGTACGAGGCTATGATAAAGCCTGATTCGTTTTGCGCCTCGAAGGTGGCAGACCGTTATACCAAAAGTTAG
- the yabG gene encoding sporulation peptidase YabG, with the protein MEIGDFVARKSYDKDVCFIIVEVDKESETAILKGFDVRLVADAPLSDLHKLTDEERKQFEAASHRVEDECLRLIKSRRELEHEKRSLRKEARFESSPDFFERPGRVLHLDGDGTYLNKCLTMYRELGIRAIGKHVPEAQMPKTVTALLEEHEPDIVIITGHDGVIRKGKNWSDIYNYRNSGHFVQTVRQARKYARNFDDLVIIAGACQSHFEALLDAGANFASSPQRIMIHALDPVFIAEKIAYTPINETVNVYDVVHSTYTGTDGLGGLESRGKYRLGLPKSIY; encoded by the coding sequence GTGGAAATTGGAGACTTTGTTGCAAGAAAATCTTATGATAAAGATGTTTGTTTCATTATTGTTGAGGTGGATAAGGAGTCTGAAACGGCTATTCTGAAAGGATTTGACGTTCGTCTGGTGGCAGATGCTCCCTTATCCGATTTGCATAAGTTGACCGATGAGGAACGAAAGCAGTTTGAAGCAGCGTCTCACCGAGTTGAGGATGAGTGTTTGCGATTGATTAAATCCAGACGCGAGTTGGAGCATGAAAAGCGCTCCCTTCGCAAGGAGGCACGCTTTGAATCAAGCCCAGATTTTTTTGAGAGGCCCGGACGGGTTCTGCATCTCGACGGCGACGGAACATATCTGAACAAATGTCTGACAATGTATCGCGAACTCGGTATCCGGGCAATTGGAAAACACGTGCCGGAAGCGCAGATGCCAAAGACTGTGACCGCGCTGTTGGAAGAACACGAACCAGACATCGTGATTATCACTGGCCATGACGGTGTGATTCGGAAGGGGAAAAACTGGTCAGATATATATAATTACCGCAATTCTGGGCACTTTGTACAGACGGTCAGACAGGCCAGAAAATACGCTCGCAATTTTGACGATCTCGTTATCATAGCGGGCGCCTGCCAGTCTCATTTCGAGGCCTTGTTGGACGCCGGAGCAAATTTCGCCAGCTCGCCGCAGCGAATCATGATTCACGCTCTCGATCCCGTCTTTATTGCCGAAAAGATTGCATACACACCAATTAATGAGACTGTCAATGTTTACGATGTGGTTCATTCAACTTACACCGGAACAGACGGGCTGGGAGGACTTGAATCTCGAGGAAAGTACAGGTTGGGATTGCCAAAGTCAATCTACTGA